A window from Calliopsis andreniformis isolate RMS-2024a unplaced genomic scaffold, iyCalAndr_principal scaffold0320, whole genome shotgun sequence encodes these proteins:
- the LOC143187802 gene encoding uncharacterized protein LOC143187802, translating to MNDIKKFETLNNISVNVFSIEESIKKTKKDLKQIIVPFHLTNQKRHRHVNLLYIENDGIGHFAWIKNLSRLVGTQFSKHKEKKFICDRYNMNKCTVLLPSENDKWLKFNKYCRKDRVSFVVYADLECVLEKIKGSVEDECISHAYQHHRVFSIGYSVHCSYCVSWFIQELKNFAQTVKSILSNNISMKPFDINETRVPDHCHLTERYRSPAHVDCNINYKNSFHVPIVIHNLSGYDSHFIIMELANAFECYIDLLPTTKEKYISVTKHLKDVTEEELGCRNYIRLRFIDSYKFLNTSLDKSASLLSKDKLNILYSNFQMLSKEKFDLLTRKEDSCLPSRESFYSSLTDEIASESDYAHAGNIWHSFEIKTLDIFENFRESCIKSYGLDQAHYYTLPGFI from the exons ATGAATGatattaaaaagtttgaaacgCTGAATAATATCTCTGTGAATGTATTCAGTATCGAAGAAAGCATCAAGAAAACTAAGAAGGATCTGAAGCAAATCATCGTTCCATTCCATCTCACTAATCAGAAGAGGCATAGACATGTGAATTTGTTATACATAGAGAATGATGGCATAGGACACTTTGCATGGATAAAAAATTTGTCTCGACTTGTTGGCACACAATTCAGCAAACATAAAGAAAAGAAGTTCATTTGTGATCGGTAT aatatgaataaatgcactgtTCTGCTACCCAGCGAGAATGATAAATGGCTCAAATTTAACAAGTATTGCAGAAAGGATAGGGTTTCGTTTGTGGTTTATGCAGACCTCGAGTgtgttttagaaaaaattaaggGTAGTGTCGAAGATGAATGTATATCGCATGCATATCAACATCatagggtattcagtattggatattCTGTGCATTGTTCTT ACTGCGTTTCATGGTTTATTCAGGAATTAAAGAATTTCGCACAGACTGTTAAAtctatattatctaataatatcTCTATG AAACCATTCGATATCAACGAAACACGTGTGCCAGATCATTGTCATTTAACAGAGCGCTATAGAAGTCCTGCACATGTTGactgtaatataaattataaaaactcaTTCCACGTCCCGATAGTCATTCACAATTTATCTGGATATGATTCGCATTTTATCATCATGGAATTAGCTAACGCATTTGAATGTTATATTGATTTACTACCTACAACCAAAGAAAAGTATATTTCTGTTACAAAACATTTAAAAGATGTAACAGAAGAAGAATTAGGTTGTCGAAATTATATAAGATTACGATTTATCGattcatataaatttttaaatactagtcTTGATAAATCAGCGTCATTGCTCAGTAAAGATAAGCTAAACATTTTATActctaattttcaaatgttatccaaagaaaaatttgatttattgacGCGAAAGG AAGATTCGTGTTTACCATCGCGGGAATCTTTTTATAGTTCGCTGACTGATGAAATAGCATCCGAAAGCGATTACGCACACGCTGGGAACATATGGCATTCTTTCGAGATTAAAACTTTAG atattttcgaaaatttccGAGAAAGTTGTATCAAGAGTTATGGTCTAGATCAGGCTCACTATTACACATTACCAGGTTTTATATAG
- the LOC143187804 gene encoding uncharacterized protein LOC143187804, which produces MLKHTKVNFELLTDIEIVLFTERCIRGGLSQCSERYAQVNNKYMLSYDPSKSSSYLMYLDINNLYGWAMCQPLPYAGFQWIDSVENFDVSSIAIDSSIGYILGVDIEYPQHLHDDHADLPFCPTRAKPPGKRQDKLLATLYDKERYVIHYRNLQQCTQLGLRITNIH; this is translated from the coding sequence ATGTTAAAGCATACTAAAGTTAATTTTGAATTGCTCACTGACATCGAAATAGTTTTGTTTACCGAGCGGTGTATACGTGGTGGTTTGAGTCAATGTTCTGAGAGATATGCGCAAGTCAATAATAAGTATATGTTATCCTATGATCCATCGAAATCATCATCGTATCTCATGTACCttgatataaacaatttatacggatgggcaatgtgtcaaccattaccatatgcaggatttcaatggatcgatagtgttgaaaattttgatgtatcttcaattgcaattgattcatcgataggttatattcttggagttgatatagaatatccacaacatcTACATGATGATCATGCTGATCTACCGTTTTGTCCAACACGTGCCAAACCCCCTGGTAAAAGACAGGATAAGTTATTGGCAACATTATACGATAAGGAGCGTTATGTTATACATTATCGCAACTTACAACAGTGTACTCAGCTTGGTCTCCGCATTACAAATATACAC
- the LOC143187805 gene encoding uncharacterized protein LOC143187805: MENVRNHVDVNLLTKWDGGFGVEAMISKPNFQSRSIFPENLIAIELRKLMVKFNKPIYVGMAILDISKTCLYKFHYDYMYPLHQRNCKIMYTDTDSLIYYIQCEDVYEMMKRDIHRFDTSDYPVDNVYGIPLVNKKVPDLTKDENSGSIMTEFIGLRAKMYALKVFGKKDVKNLKGVKNNVVAKTINFDDYKHFLHDAFEITRRQSCIRSKLHKVYTITELNIALSSYDDKRYVIADSNDTLPWGHYKITL; encoded by the coding sequence atggaaaatgttCGAAATCATGTGGATGTAAATCTTCTGACAAAATGGGATGGAGGATTTGGTGTAGAGGCAATGATCTCAAAACCTAACTTTCAAAGCAGAAGTATTTTTCcagaaaatttaattgcaaTTGAGTTGCGTAAACTTATGGTTAAATTCAACAAACCAATTTACGTTGGTATGGCCATTCTAGACATATCAAAAACATGTTTGTACAAATTCCACTACGATTATATGTATCCATTACACCAACGAAAttgtaaaattatgtataccgacacagacagtttaatttattatattcaatgTGAAGATGTTTATGAGATGATGAAACGTGATATCCATAGATTCGACACCAGCGATTATCCAGTAGACAATGTATATGGTATTCCGCTTGTCAATAAGAAAGTGCCTGATTTGACGAAAGATGAAAACAGTGGTTCAATAATGACTGAATTCATTGGACTTAGAGCAAAGATGTATGCTTTGAAAGTGTTTGGTAAAAAAGATGTGAAAAACTTGAAAGGTGTTAAAAACAATGTTGTAGCCAAAACGATAAATTTCGATGATTACAAACATTTTTTACATGATGCATTTGAAATAACTCGTCGTCAGTCATGCATAAGGTCTAAATTGCATAAGGTATATACTAtaacagaattgaatattgctcTCAGTTCATATGATGATAAGCGATATGTTATAGCTGATTCAAATGATACACTACCTTGGGGACATTATAAAATAACATTATAA